One region of Solea senegalensis isolate Sse05_10M linkage group LG14, IFAPA_SoseM_1, whole genome shotgun sequence genomic DNA includes:
- the pias4a gene encoding E3 SUMO-protein ligase PIAS4-A, producing MAAELVEAMNMVKSFRVSDLQTLLASMGRSKSGLKQDLVGRALRLVQTEYSPELLKNVRQLYESRFPKTSGWLAARRPEGVSVAYSSLNSSPTATSQGADYLNGISKPIPTPAAEVKLVPLPFYQTLETLLPPTELIAQNNEKLQDSQCIFELTPNQADQIRNASDLRPGMRSIQVVLRICYTDSIGVQEDQYPPNIAVKVNQSYCHVPGYYPSNKPGVEPRRPCRPVNITPWLHLSTVTNRVTVAWGNFGKRYSVAVYLVRVFTAADLFSQLKLCSVESAERCRERIQDKLRFDPESEIATTGLRVSLICPLVKMRLGVPCRVLTCAHLQCFDAVFFLQMNEKKPTWTCPVCDKPAPFELLTIDGLLSEILKQTSEDIEEIEYLTDGSWQPISDDKERDRERERSDTPEYPVVDICIPEANGHSPAHSSTSLTGKSGSSSVGMAGVAGGAAVAPGGGAVVDLTLDSSSEEEGGGAGGDSEDTEDSADSPAPKRGRYNYDKDLVTAY from the exons ATGGCGGCCGAACTGGTGGAAGCGATG AACATGGTTAAAAGTTTCCGGGTGTCAGACCTGCAGACGCTGCTGGCCTCAATGGGTCGCAGCAAAAGTGGTCTGAAGCAGGACCTTGTGGGGCGAGCGTTGAGGCTGGTGCAGACTGAATACAGCCCAGAGCTTCTGAAGAACGTCAGGCAGCTCTACGAGTCCCGCTTCCCCAAAACATCTGGCTGGCTTGCAGCACGGCGTCCAGAGGGCGTTTCAGTTGCCTACTCATCCCTCAACTCCTCCCCCACTGCCACCTCTCAGGGCGCAGACTACCTCAATGGTATTTCCAAACCGATCCCCACACCTGCAGCAGAAGTTAAACTGGTGCCACTGCCCTTCTACCAAACATTGGAGACACTCTTGCCACCAACAGAGCTTA TTGCCCAGAACAATGAGAAACTGCAGGACAGTCAATGCATATTTGAGTTAACTCCAAACCAAGCAGATCAGATCAGAAATGCAAG TGATCTTCGTCCAGGAATGAGATCAATCCAAGTCGTTCTTAG AATCTGTTACACAGACTCCATTGGTGTCCAGGAGGACCAGTATCCTCCTAATATTGCTGTCAAAGTCAACCAGTCCTACTGTCATGTGCCA gGATATTACCCCTCTAATAAACCTGGCGTTGAACCCCGTCGTCCTTGTCGACCTGTAAACATCACTCCCTGGTTGCATCTCTCCACCGTCACTAACAGAGTCACTGTCGCCTGGGGAAACTTTGGCAAG CGGTACTCTGTGGCAGTGTACTTAGTGAGGGTCTTCACTGCAGCAGACCTCTTCAGCCAACTCAAACTCTGCTCCGTGGAGAGTGCAGAACGTTGTCGTGAACGCA TACAAGACAAACTACGCTTTGACCCAGAAAGTGAAATTGCAACCACAGGTCTTCGGGTTTCTCTCATCTGTCCA TTGGTGAAGATGCGACTCGGTGTACCGTGTCGGGTTTTAACTTGTGCCCACCTTCAGTGTTTCGATGCAGTCTTCTTCCTGCAGATGAATGAGAAGAAGCCCACATGGACTTGCCCCGTCTGTGATAAGCCCGCTCCCTTTGAGCTGCTCACAATTGACGG GCTGCTATCTGAGATTCTGAAACAGACGAGCGAGGACATTGAGGAGATTGAGTACCTAACTGACGGCTCCTGGCAACCCATCAGCGATGACAAGGAGAGGGACAGGGAAAGAGAACGCAGCGACACACCGGAGTACCCTGTTGTTGATATAT GCATTCCTGAGGCAAACGGTCATTCGCCGGCCCACAGCAGCACCAGCCTGACGGGCAAATCTGGAAGCAGTTCCGTTGGGATGGCAGGAGTCgcaggaggagctgctgtggCGCCAGGAGGAGGCGCAGTGGTAGATCTGACTCTTGACTCCTCctctgaggaggaggggggtggggcaGGAGGAGACAGTGAGGACACGGAGGATAGCGCTGACAGTCCTGCTCCCAAGAGGGGCCGATATAACTATGACAAGGACCTGGTTACTGCCTACTGA